TGGGCCTCTAAGGGAGTGgtggatggtgagatcccacgttggttagagaggagaaaacaacatatttctctaataagggcgtggaaacctctttagTTAGAGATGAGAAAACAacacatttcttataagggtatggaaatctctcccgaACATGTTTTACCAATTGAACTATACTTAAGGTTGATTGAGGATTGTATTGGTGGATTGATAGACCAAATTTGTGTGGAAGATTGtgaggagaaaaaaatggtAGAGCATGAACAGAGCATATGGCAaccaaaagaagaataaataaacttCCAACAACAAACACATTAAACATCAACCAATCCCTCTAACAAAACCTCAAAGCAAACACTTAACAAGCAGTGATATCACGGTTGAAATGATTGAATATCACATAGTGGTATTATAAAACCATCACTCAAAACCCATAGACAActaatgaatgaataaatagaTACATACAGTGTTTATGGTTGTGGTTTTTTCTTACTTTGCTTCATCATGGGGAGAGCTATATGGATGAACCCAAacctctttctctctgttgTGGGATTCTTTTGTTCCTTCCTATCATTCTCTGTTCTTGAAGGAAACCTTAGATCTTCTCTTAGCGCATGGAGATGGAGCATTTGACTCAAAGCAACCTTCTGGTTTTCACAATGGCTATCACTTCTTCCAATGTTTTCTCCGCTTAAACCTTGCTTCCTGCTTAGAACATCTCTCATGGAAATGGCAGATCTTAGAACAGGCTTTGAATCTTGATGAACAGATGGACGGTAATTGAGCGTAGGGTGGTAGTAAAACCCAGGCTCTTTGTTTTCTGCTACCCATTTTCGTAGAGTTTCTTCAGCTACTAGTTGATTTCTATTAGCAAGCTCAACTCTGTTTAGAGCTTCCTCCAAAGCTTTCTTACCAAGATTAAGCTCTTCTTTTGCTTCCTTCAACTTCTTTGCAATGGTCAATTTTGAAGCATTTGCCCCATCAAATTGATCTTTGAAGTTGAATACCATTGTCTCAGGCTCTTGCAGGGAAAACCCAGTTGAATACTCCATGCCACTTAGAATTTCAACCTCAGCTACAGCCACTGCCTCTGCTGCTCTAGCAgcctcttccatcttcctGGCTGCTATCAACCTTAACTCAGCCGTCCTCAAACAAGCCTTCGTGCGCTCGTTCGCTGCTACCCCGGCGAAATAATCCGATATCGATCCACGCATTGGACTCAACTGAGGAGTATTGAATGAAACCTCAGATACATCTTTAAATTCAACATCATTAGTCACTTGAATTGGGTGATGCTGCTCATCCAATGTGGCTGTCCTACAAAACTTGGGCGCTGCCCTGTGTGGTCTCTTGGCCAGCAAGCTCTTCTCTCTATTCATTTTCCTATTCAGAGATTGAACAGAAGATTGAATGACACACAGATCATTTATTGTCTTTCCAAGATTCATTTTAGCTTGATTCAACTCCATTAAGATCATATCAGGGGATGGACATGAATCTCCTAACGTTTGTTCGTGATTGTTCATGATATCACCAAAACTTTCCTTGAAATTTGGGGATGGAAAGCATTTCAATGCTTCACTCCGTAGCTGCCTTTTCAATTCTTCCACCATTCTTTTTGTTGCACCCAGTTCTTCCAATACATCAAGTGTTTCCAATTCTTTCACAATCAGATCCTTCTCCAATTCTGCTGTTTCTTCCTCCATTCTCTTAATATCAAACCCCTCAATTCCTTGCTGCTTTATCATTAATAGTTCATCTTGAATTAGAAATCAATTGGTGTAAGATCATTATCTAAAAccatttcatatatatatatatatatatccttgAATTGACAGAGAATTCAAACTTCAACTAAACGAAAAGTCCAGAACATaaaagaaacatgaaaaaaaaaacaggataaaaattaaggaaacTCATAAAAAATGGAGACAAATACCAAGGAGCAAAGGCATTAGTGGTTCTTTACCTTGCAAAAGGGTATCCATGGACCGCTTCCGCCAAACCGAGTGACGGCCTCTTTGACAGACCCGAATGGCGGGTTGGTGTCAATAACAGCTCTGAAATTCACTCGCCGAATCCCAGGCGGCGGAGTCGAAGCGCCACTTCCGGCGGGTCCGAGCCCAAATGGGTCGGAATCGGAGCCCATTTCGGGTCTGGTTTCGACTATACAAGGGGTTCGAGGTACTGTGGGGTCCGGTGGTTccgccattgaagaagaagggggtCTGGTACAGGTTCTGGTTCAGCGCGAAAGGGAATTTAAAGAGAATGTGGGTTGGACTTTCAGGAGACGAGTCCATGATCAGAAACTATAATGCTTCCTGGAGGAGTAATGGGTGCAGTGATGATGGTGTTCTGTGGGGACCGATTCTGCAACTCCGAGTGCATAAAGTCCACGTGGCTGATTTTAATTTGTGGAAGTAAGAATAgtcaaagaaaaatgataattataattaataatggattacttatttttaaagaaaacaattatgaaaaaagggaaaataaagtGGCATGTGCCATATTTGCTTTTCTAAATccattaattaatgaattaattattcaacaactaataaaataatttaaaatatattataaaggatgaattattttaaatattgaattattttataatgttaagttaataaattatgattttttttttaaaccgtAAATTAGGATatctttaattatatcaaaagtGGCTAATGATTCAAGTAATTGCATGTTTGGGGGCAAAAGCTGTGGCCatgggaggaagaagaaaataaattgatgaatttggatatatatatatatatatagcttttaattaaaatgattataaataaaataaaataaaataaaataaaataaaggaaataaaaaggCCATAAGAGCATGATTGCGGCGAGTGTCCTTATAGCTTTTTCTCAACCAaccaatttcctttttctttaaatttatttttcatttttaaccgcaaattagtaataaaaaaaaacactaataatatcaactaattattttagcttttgactcaagaaataaattacattaaatatatttttacctGTTAAATGGCATGAAAACCAGACCATTTTAGAAGCATTTTTTCGTgacaaaaacatttttgtCGTTCCAAAAATATTTGAGCTTTTATTATATTGAACATTCATCCACCGactttatataatatttttcaattttttgcaAAATCGAAAAAATTATTGGTGGGTAAAGAATGAGCTTTAATTAGAGCATTCGGATGGGTATTCTTTGATGCGTTCGATCTAATAATTGTTACACATTAATGTTCTTATCTACCTATATGTGGACCACCGTATTCTTTTTAAAGCCTTATGAATCTTTCATCCCGTTTAATGtttaccattttttataatttaataccaTTAATACCAAAAAATGAGTatacatatttaattaatatttaaacctCCAACATTCGAATTaactcaaataaaatattagataattaCATATAGagttaaattaaacaatttatttaaaatatttaaaatattagaccATCTTTAATCATCCCCTCTCTTCCACAACTGTGTTGCCAGCATGCCCTCTTTAATTTCTTCGTTTGCAAATGGCCCCATCTACTCTGCCCTTATTAAATTCTTTACCCACATATTCACCCCAAGAAAACTCATAATTAATATTCACCCCAAGAAAACTCATAATTAATATTCACCCCAAGAAAACTCATAATTAATATTCACccctttaattaatttagtaaacaaatattaatgttACTAAGCTGGTTCCCCTAAAGACAAAAGCCTGATATCAACATTTATGTGTGACAACTTCAAGGCTTAGTATACAGTAAGTAAATTGGATATAATAATGGGAATTGGATCTTGAAATCTCTCACATCTCTGCAACAACAAAGCTCAGATCTCTTTCACGATGCAAACTCGAAACTACGACCAAATCTCTCAAAAATCACTCGAAATCAAGCATGAAGATAATAGATTCTTGTCGAGGGCTGTGTCAAATGAGGCTAATTCCGCCGCTAACTCCTCTTTTAGAGTGTATTACGGCGGCGCTGCCGGTGCAATTCCGTTCAGATGGGAGTCCCGTCCCGGCACTCCAAAGCATACTTTCTCAGAAACATCAATCCCTCCTCTTACGCCGCCGCCGTCTTATTATTCTTCCTCTTCACATTCTACCTCCAAGGCCTCTTCCCAACCAACCCTTTTGAGCTCTATTTTTCCCCGGCGAACTTTGTCGTCCTTCTCCGCCTCTTCCTCGTCCTCCTGTTCCTCACCGTCGCCATTCGTTAGACCGAAATTCTTTAAGCGTCGTCGTCGCCACTCGTTGGATTCTCAGAGCTTGCCGTTGGAGTATAACGACAACGACAACGACGGGGAGGAGGCGGTGGGGAGCTCCAATTCTCCGACGTCGACATTGGGGTATGGTGGTTGTTCGGGTAGGGGATCATTTTTGGGAGGTTGCTACCAGTTAGTGAGCGTGAAGAATGCTTTGTTGACCATTGTTGGGCATGGATCTACAACACGAGGTACTCTTAATTAGTACACATAAGCTCTTCATCTCTCATTGTGTGTGTGGAGTGAAATGCTATATTGTATGAACACAAAGTTGAATGCATATCTCATGGTTAaagcaaatattttcatttttgactCAGTAACCACGAATCTTTCTAAtaagcctcgtaccaatagagttgaggttcattatttataaatcaggatcaatatttaattaatcgaTGTGAAACTCCTCTTCCAACAATCAAATCCTATGTAATAATTGGGTTTTATAATAGTCTCGTAGCATTTCAGTTCTATAGATGAAATAGAGTAACTTAGATATCGAACATTAAGTTCGAATTGATTGGGCCGAAAGCGTTATCTGCGTCGGACCGGGAGGGAGAGGaaaccaagtgggagaaagTAATGAGAATAAGAACTGAAATGCAGGGTAATAAAAACTGAAGTCAGGGGATGCCGTGCAGTTGCAGGAAGATGAGAAATTAATGTTGAGAACTACAAAGAAGCTATGATCAAAAAAGGGTAGAATCCACAATATTTAtccttattcattttaaataattacatatttattttcgCTGCCTTTTATTCATTTCTTACTCATTAATcgaaagataaaaatatgatttcaaaaattttcCACCATCTCTAGTTCAAATTGTGAAATCGAAGTTTATTACATTTTCAACTATTAATGAGTTGAAATATTGGatttcattcttcattttctcttaaCTACCCATAATAATTTCACTTTAAT
This genomic window from Cucurbita pepo subsp. pepo cultivar mu-cu-16 chromosome LG01, ASM280686v2, whole genome shotgun sequence contains:
- the LOC111787474 gene encoding WEB family protein At2g40480-like, with amino-acid sequence MAEPPDPTVPRTPCIVETRPEMGSDSDPFGLGPAGSGASTPPPGIRRVNFRAVIDTNPPFGSVKEAVTRFGGSGPWIPFCKQGIEGFDIKRMEEETAELEKDLIVKELETLDVLEELGATKRMVEELKRQLRSEALKCFPSPNFKESFGDIMNNHEQTLGDSCPSPDMILMELNQAKMNLGKTINDLCVIQSSVQSLNRKMNREKSLLAKRPHRAAPKFCRTATLDEQHHPIQVTNDVEFKDVSEVSFNTPQLSPMRGSISDYFAGVAANERTKACLRTAELRLIAARKMEEAARAAEAVAVAEVEILSGMEYSTGFSLQEPETMVFNFKDQFDGANASKLTIAKKLKEAKEELNLGKKALEEALNRVELANRNQLVAEETLRKWVAENKEPGFYYHPTLNYRPSVHQDSKPVLRSAISMRDVLSRKQGLSGENIGRSDSHCENQKVALSQMLHLHALREDLRFPSRTENDRKEQKNPTTERKRFGFIHIALPMMKQSKKKPQP
- the LOC111804354 gene encoding uncharacterized protein LOC111804354 isoform X2, whose amino-acid sequence is MQTRNYDQISQKSLEIKHEDNRFLSRAVSNEANSAANSSFRVYYGGAAGAIPFRWESRPGTPKHTFSETSIPPLTPPPSYYSSSSHSTSKASSQPTLLSSIFPRRTLSSFSASSSSSCSSPSPFVRPKFFKRRRRHSLDSQSLPLEYNDNDNDGEEAVGSSNSPTSTLGYGGCSGRGSFLGGCYQLVSVKNALLTIVGHGSTTRG
- the LOC111804354 gene encoding uncharacterized protein LOC111804354 isoform X1, which codes for MQTRNYDQISQKSLEIKHEDNRFLSRAVSNEANSAANSSFRVYYGGAAGAIPFRWESRPGTPKHTFSETSIPPLTPPPSYYSSSSHSTSKASSQPTLLSSIFPRRTLSSFSASSSSSCSSPSPFVRPKFFKRRRRHSLDSQSLPLEYNDNDNDGEEAVGSSNSPTSTLGYGGCSGRGSFLGGCYQLVSVKNALLTIVGHGSTTRVVYAGSHVARWMVC